In the Flavisolibacter tropicus genome, one interval contains:
- a CDS encoding PRC-barrel domain-containing protein, with protein MFGKKETPTTRLRELSKSDFQIAKGQPDIRGWDVRDEQGRKYGTVGELIFDIRANKVRYLIVDIQDTPDLELDKRSVMIPIGLAELDHTDNDVLLPNVSPFQLRALPRYQTAKLGAKTERDIRTVFGDMNLGATRTSPSTTNVDDDVDESFYDNDYFNEDNMYRRRRSSYDRDREYNYNEDVYTPRDVDMNVPVSNRRDIYEDDLRPGETDEDFYRRTGRRPRY; from the coding sequence ATGTTTGGTAAAAAAGAAACACCTACAACACGTTTGCGCGAGCTATCAAAAAGTGATTTTCAAATAGCGAAAGGGCAGCCTGATATACGAGGCTGGGATGTGCGTGATGAACAAGGACGTAAATATGGTACCGTAGGAGAACTCATCTTTGATATCCGTGCCAACAAAGTACGTTACCTGATTGTTGATATCCAGGATACACCAGATCTGGAGCTGGATAAGCGCAGCGTAATGATACCCATTGGACTTGCCGAATTGGACCATACAGATAATGATGTTTTATTACCCAATGTATCTCCCTTCCAGTTGCGGGCACTGCCGCGTTATCAAACCGCCAAACTGGGTGCTAAAACCGAAAGAGATATCCGCACTGTATTTGGCGACATGAACCTTGGCGCTACACGTACATCACCATCTACCACTAATGTAGATGATGATGTGGATGAAAGTTTTTACGACAACGACTACTTCAATGAAGACAATATGTATCGCCGACGCCGTAGTTCCTATGATCGTGACCGGGAGTATAATTATAATGAAGATGTTTATACACCTCGTGATGTAGATATGAATGTACCGGTATCTAACCGTAGAGATATTTATGAAGACGATCTTAGACCAGGCGAAACCGATGAAGACTTTTATCGTCGCACCGGCCGCCGCCCACGCTACTAA
- a CDS encoding methyltransferase, with product MQALHEELVTSQVTPTTTPNPSAIMQVGTGFWASKTLLAAIKLRLFTELEGKALTAEEIRQKLDLHPRSIYDFLDALHSLKFLNREGQGTTARYSNTADTSFFLDRNKQGYIGGLLEMCNDRLYPFWGTLEDGLKTGKPQNEVKDESTDANPFDAFYADPDRLTQFMEAMAGIQMGAFMALARNFDFSRYQTLCDMGGATGLLAIQVALNNPHMQTITYDLPAVEQVAKKWVERFDAVARVRIQSGDFFKDPFPKADIITMGNILHDWGYEDKLKLAKKAYEALPAGGAFIVIEGIIDNERKENTFGLLMSLNMLIETQAGYDFTFNDFQNLAKEAGFTRFELLHLAGPTSAAIAYK from the coding sequence ATGCAAGCACTACACGAAGAGCTGGTAACCTCTCAAGTGACACCTACTACAACGCCCAACCCATCTGCCATTATGCAAGTAGGAACCGGCTTCTGGGCCTCCAAAACATTACTGGCTGCTATTAAACTGCGCCTTTTTACCGAGTTAGAAGGAAAGGCGCTTACAGCCGAAGAAATCCGTCAGAAACTAGACCTTCATCCGCGTAGTATTTATGATTTTTTAGACGCACTGCATTCACTAAAATTTCTTAACCGGGAAGGGCAAGGTACAACCGCCCGTTATAGCAATACTGCCGACACTTCGTTTTTCCTTGACCGTAATAAGCAGGGCTATATTGGTGGCTTATTGGAAATGTGCAACGATCGCCTGTATCCTTTCTGGGGTACTCTGGAAGATGGCTTAAAAACCGGAAAGCCACAAAACGAGGTCAAGGACGAATCAACGGATGCTAACCCATTTGATGCCTTCTATGCTGACCCTGACCGCTTGACACAATTCATGGAAGCCATGGCCGGTATCCAGATGGGTGCCTTTATGGCCCTTGCCCGCAACTTTGATTTTAGCCGCTACCAAACACTCTGTGATATGGGTGGCGCTACAGGGCTGCTGGCCATACAGGTAGCATTGAACAACCCGCACATGCAAACGATCACCTACGACCTACCTGCCGTAGAACAGGTAGCAAAAAAATGGGTGGAGCGCTTTGATGCAGTAGCGCGTGTACGTATTCAAAGTGGCGACTTCTTTAAAGATCCCTTCCCCAAGGCCGATATCATTACCATGGGTAACATTCTGCACGACTGGGGATATGAGGATAAACTGAAGCTCGCGAAAAAAGCTTATGAAGCCTTACCTGCAGGCGGCGCCTTTATAGTGATTGAAGGCATTATTGACAACGAGCGCAAGGAAAACACCTTTGGCTTACTGATGTCACTAAACATGCTTATAGAAACTCAGGCAGGTTATGACTTTACTTTCAACGACTTCCAAAATCTCGCAAAAGAAGCCGGCTTTACACGCTTTGAATTGCTGCATCTTGCTGGTCCTACCAGTGCGGCGATTGCGTATAAGTGA
- a CDS encoding endonuclease/exonuclease/phosphatase family protein, translating to MYKLLYLSILATLFCSQTSAQKKLRLLTYNIRNAKGMDNKVDYDRVAAVLLQAKAPIVALQEVDSVTKRSNAVDVLQQLAQKTKMQAVYGAAIPLQGGKYGVGLLSKEKPLQHYTIPLPGKEEERVLLVVEFKKYVVFNTHFSLTEADRLASVNIINEQATHFQKPIYLLGDLNAEPTSPVLTALQQNWTLLSGTALTFPANTPDRCIDYIFSRNAIKQKHMSATVINEAIASDHRPVLVEVK from the coding sequence ATGTATAAACTTCTGTACCTGTCTATTCTGGCTACCCTATTCTGCAGCCAGACGTCTGCGCAAAAGAAACTGCGCCTGCTTACCTACAACATCCGCAATGCCAAAGGCATGGATAATAAAGTAGATTATGATCGCGTAGCCGCCGTATTGTTGCAGGCAAAGGCACCTATCGTAGCCTTACAGGAAGTGGATAGTGTTACCAAGCGTAGCAACGCAGTAGATGTATTGCAGCAGCTGGCACAAAAAACAAAGATGCAGGCTGTTTACGGTGCCGCCATTCCGCTGCAAGGTGGCAAGTATGGCGTAGGATTGCTTTCAAAAGAAAAGCCCCTGCAACACTATACTATCCCTTTGCCTGGTAAAGAAGAAGAGCGCGTGCTGCTGGTCGTGGAGTTCAAAAAATACGTAGTGTTCAACACGCATTTCTCTCTCACGGAGGCGGACCGCTTAGCATCCGTGAATATTATCAATGAACAGGCTACCCATTTTCAAAAACCTATTTATCTGTTAGGCGATCTGAATGCCGAGCCTACTTCACCGGTACTGACTGCCTTACAACAAAACTGGACATTGCTTAGTGGCACAGCGCTAACTTTTCCTGCCAATACTCCTGATCGCTGTATTGACTATATCTTCAGTCGCAATGCCATAAAGCAAAAACATATGTCCGCAACCGTTATTAATGAGGCTATAGCTTCTGATCATCGGCCGGTATTGGTAGAAGTGAAATAG
- a CDS encoding cupin domain-containing protein, whose translation MNYQLPHSIQNCIGEKLTFLEVIKEHDGDKLLVENFVTPKSGPPMHTHFMQDEVLTVVSGQLAYQVKGQPTQYAGVGETVEFKRGTPHRFWNVGEEELHCTGWIKPANTIVFYLTAVYDAQNKSGTHRPEAFDGAYLLTRYASEYEMADMPWFVKKIIIPVTYNIGRLLGKYKHFKNAPKPLKA comes from the coding sequence ATGAACTACCAATTACCTCATAGCATACAAAACTGCATTGGTGAAAAACTGACCTTCTTAGAAGTAATAAAGGAGCACGATGGGGATAAACTGCTGGTTGAGAATTTTGTAACGCCCAAAAGTGGCCCTCCCATGCATACTCACTTTATGCAAGACGAAGTATTAACAGTAGTCAGTGGTCAACTAGCCTACCAGGTAAAGGGTCAGCCCACACAATACGCTGGTGTTGGTGAAACGGTAGAATTTAAGCGTGGCACACCGCACCGGTTTTGGAATGTAGGAGAAGAAGAACTGCATTGTACCGGCTGGATAAAACCTGCGAATACGATTGTCTTTTACTTGACAGCAGTATATGATGCACAAAATAAGTCAGGCACCCATAGACCAGAAGCATTTGATGGAGCTTATCTGCTCACTCGCTATGCATCGGAATACGAGATGGCAGACATGCCATGGTTTGTTAAAAAGATTATTATTCCTGTTACGTACAACATTGGGCGACTCTTAGGAAAATACAAACACTTCAAAAATGCACCCAAGCCGCTAAAAGCCTGA
- a CDS encoding TetR/AcrR family transcriptional regulator → MSKLIMNTREKILDKALEMFNEQGIEYVGLRELAAVLDMRVSNITYYFPTKDDLVYQLSQELRKKNATVIVARENMTMNGFLVMLHQVFQHHVAFRCLLLSFVHLMEQNKFISASYKKTQDLRNATIKSNIEVLATSGYLKLNDNDADKDYLVSTIALISRFWISEAAISFRKVSSAEQIRHYLILITKLMMPYATAKAKKEMQQFMEGL, encoded by the coding sequence ATGTCCAAATTGATAATGAATACAAGGGAAAAAATACTGGATAAAGCGTTAGAAATGTTCAATGAACAGGGAATCGAATATGTTGGTCTGCGTGAGCTAGCGGCTGTTTTGGATATGCGTGTGAGCAACATTACTTACTACTTTCCCACTAAGGATGACCTGGTGTATCAACTATCTCAAGAGCTTCGCAAAAAGAATGCAACGGTAATTGTGGCAAGAGAAAACATGACCATGAATGGCTTTCTTGTTATGCTGCACCAGGTTTTTCAGCATCATGTAGCATTCCGGTGTTTGCTGCTCAGCTTTGTGCACCTCATGGAGCAGAATAAGTTTATTTCGGCTTCTTATAAAAAGACACAAGACCTCAGAAATGCAACTATTAAATCGAATATAGAAGTGCTTGCTACATCTGGCTATTTAAAGCTAAATGATAATGATGCTGACAAGGATTATTTAGTATCAACAATTGCCCTCATCAGCCGGTTCTGGATATCAGAGGCGGCTATATCGTTTCGTAAGGTAAGTAGTGCAGAACAAATCCGCCACTACCTGATACTGATCACAAAGCTGATGATGCCTTATGCTACAGCAAAGGCTAAGAAAGAGATGCAGCAATTCATGGAAGGCCTTTAG
- a CDS encoding septal ring lytic transglycosylase RlpA family protein, with amino-acid sequence MKPSYRLSAHLYSYFLFMSVLVVSWFSFAQCHNSTTPPPQKDTVKETKTGLASYYGHAFEGEETASGETFHLKEMVAAHPTYPLGTVALITNLEEGGSVVVRIIDRGPTDENVAEGVIIDLSKGAAQKLGMVKEGRIKVKVEVLQWGTNEYNREKDR; translated from the coding sequence ATGAAACCGTCTTATCGTCTATCGGCTCATCTTTACTCTTACTTCCTTTTTATGTCGGTATTGGTAGTGAGTTGGTTTTCCTTTGCGCAATGCCATAACAGCACCACTCCACCGCCACAAAAAGATACGGTCAAAGAAACCAAAACCGGGCTAGCCTCTTATTATGGACATGCCTTTGAAGGTGAAGAAACGGCCAGTGGCGAAACCTTTCATCTCAAAGAAATGGTAGCGGCCCACCCCACTTATCCCCTTGGCACAGTGGCACTCATCACCAACCTTGAAGAAGGGGGCTCTGTGGTGGTACGCATTATAGATCGTGGACCAACAGATGAAAACGTAGCCGAAGGTGTGATCATCGATCTCTCAAAAGGGGCCGCACAAAAATTGGGCATGGTGAAAGAAGGCCGTATCAAGGTGAAGGTAGAAGTATTACAGTGGGGCACAAACGAATACAATCGCGAGAAAGATCGTTGA
- a CDS encoding sensor histidine kinase — MIKVKDKWFRILAVALPVLLVVYFRFFFQHGFNLRNTGAVLITFIGALALTEGSRKLIYQSRPFFARIQKRWLRLFVLIPAGILYSTFVYAVGKALSNYVRLGDWMMYANTGSNLYVNDVKLTSGVIGSAATYSFFIFLFLLAVYETLYHFARLRYTERERDDLEREKLKAELQQLKGIINPHFLFNNLNSLSSLISEDPAQAEVFLDELTKVFRYLLRNNETDLTTLENELGLLQSYYHLLQVRFGKGVALNVQVAEEAKALLLPPLTLQLLVENAVKHNHYHTDHPLQIQLFTTSNNTLVVRNTLRKKQGLVESTGIGLNSINRRYHMLQRPELSIEQDDQWFAVTIALIDMEQPALAAATKRELKEMIQK; from the coding sequence TTGATCAAGGTAAAGGATAAATGGTTTCGCATATTGGCGGTTGCTCTGCCGGTTTTATTAGTGGTTTATTTCCGGTTCTTTTTCCAACACGGCTTTAACCTCCGCAATACAGGTGCAGTGCTGATAACCTTTATCGGCGCGCTGGCGTTAACTGAAGGTAGTCGTAAGCTGATTTACCAGAGCCGTCCTTTTTTTGCTCGTATACAAAAAAGATGGCTGCGGCTTTTTGTTTTAATACCAGCGGGTATTTTATATTCCACGTTTGTTTATGCGGTAGGCAAGGCACTAAGCAATTATGTACGCCTTGGCGACTGGATGATGTATGCCAATACAGGCTCTAACCTTTATGTCAATGATGTAAAACTTACATCAGGTGTTATAGGTTCAGCCGCTACCTATTCTTTCTTCATTTTTTTATTCTTATTAGCCGTGTATGAAACCTTGTACCATTTCGCCAGGTTGCGCTATACAGAAAGAGAACGAGATGATCTGGAAAGAGAAAAGCTAAAAGCCGAATTACAACAGTTGAAAGGAATCATCAATCCTCATTTTTTATTTAACAACTTAAACTCCCTCTCTTCGCTTATCAGTGAAGATCCAGCACAGGCAGAAGTTTTTCTTGATGAACTCACTAAAGTGTTCCGATACCTGCTACGCAATAACGAAACGGATCTAACCACCCTGGAGAACGAATTGGGCTTATTGCAATCTTACTATCACCTTTTACAAGTCCGTTTTGGTAAAGGCGTTGCGCTGAATGTGCAAGTAGCCGAAGAAGCAAAAGCATTATTACTACCACCATTAACCCTTCAGTTATTGGTAGAGAATGCTGTTAAACACAACCACTATCACACGGATCATCCATTACAGATCCAACTCTTTACTACTTCTAACAATACGTTGGTGGTTCGCAACACGCTTCGCAAAAAACAAGGGCTGGTAGAATCTACAGGTATTGGTCTCAATAGTATTAATCGGCGATACCATATGCTGCAACGTCCTGAATTAAGTATTGAACAGGATGATCAGTGGTTTGCCGTAACGATTGCTTTAATAGATATGGAACAGCCTGCACTTGCGGCGGCAACGAAACGGGAGCTTAAAGAAATGATACAGAAGTAA
- a CDS encoding uracil-DNA glycosylase family protein encodes MKKTWAQELLAFYKNLQPPQQLPNNIEWLYPQQHKEVMQLVKRFFDKYYADKEPRRLFLGINPGRFGAGVTGVNFTAPKQLKEECGIDHNLKMQSELSAEFIYDMINAYGGPDTFYNDYFIGAVCPLGFIKDGININYYDDKQLQVAVTPFIMESINQLLQLNFKRDKCFCIGGEKNFKFLNKLNQQEQWFEEVVPLPHPRFILQYRRKQKEEYIQLYLQALSA; translated from the coding sequence ATGAAAAAGACCTGGGCACAAGAACTGTTAGCTTTTTATAAGAACCTGCAACCACCACAACAACTACCCAACAACATTGAATGGCTGTACCCACAGCAGCACAAAGAAGTGATGCAGTTGGTAAAGCGTTTCTTTGATAAGTACTATGCTGACAAAGAGCCACGCCGCTTGTTCCTGGGTATTAATCCTGGTCGCTTTGGTGCCGGTGTAACAGGTGTAAACTTTACAGCACCCAAACAACTGAAAGAAGAATGTGGTATTGACCACAATTTGAAAATGCAGTCGGAACTATCCGCTGAATTTATCTATGACATGATCAATGCGTATGGAGGTCCTGATACATTTTATAACGATTACTTTATTGGTGCAGTATGTCCACTGGGATTTATAAAAGACGGTATCAACATCAACTACTACGACGATAAGCAACTGCAGGTGGCCGTTACACCTTTTATTATGGAAAGCATCAATCAACTGCTGCAGCTAAATTTTAAACGCGATAAATGCTTTTGCATTGGTGGTGAAAAGAATTTCAAATTCCTAAACAAACTCAACCAGCAAGAACAATGGTTTGAAGAAGTAGTGCCGCTGCCACACCCGCGCTTTATCTTACAATACAGAAGGAAGCAAAAAGAAGAATATATACAGCTTTATCTACAGGCGTTAAGTGCCTAA
- a CDS encoding MATE family efflux transporter has protein sequence MSQPITYTSKSHKLFTLIKQSLKGEEQDYTQGSLRRAVFLLAVPMMLEMMLESVFALVDLYFVGHLPNSSQAIQTVGLTESVITIIYSLAIGISMAATAMVARRIGEKNPDGAARAGMQAIWLSVFITIIISIVGVIYAADILRIMGAEPGTVEAGTNYTRIMMGGSLVIMLLFMINGIFRGAGDASMAMKSLWLANICNIILCPILIRGLGPIPAFGLTGAALATTLGRGIGVVYQLYHLFKGDGTVRIRSKHFHLDWPLIKTVARIASPGTLQYVIASCSWIFLAVMVAKTGGDKASAGYQTALRVIMFFILPAWGLSNAAATLVGQNLGAKQPERAEASVLKTAKYNIIFMAVVTVFFFLFAEFTLSFFTSDPDVTRYAALAMRIVSAGYVFYGIEMVMINAFNGAGDTWTPTWVNLFGFWLLQIPLAYVLSVVLNLGPMGVFIAIPVAETCITIAAYILFKRGRWKKVKL, from the coding sequence ATGTCGCAACCAATAACTTATACATCTAAGTCGCATAAACTATTTACGCTCATTAAGCAATCGCTCAAGGGCGAGGAGCAGGATTATACGCAAGGAAGTCTCCGTAGAGCTGTGTTTCTGCTAGCTGTTCCCATGATGCTGGAAATGATGCTGGAGAGTGTGTTTGCCCTGGTAGACCTGTACTTTGTAGGTCACCTGCCCAATAGCAGCCAGGCCATACAAACCGTTGGTCTTACCGAGTCGGTGATCACCATTATTTACTCGCTGGCCATTGGCATTAGCATGGCAGCTACCGCCATGGTGGCCCGCCGTATTGGTGAGAAGAATCCCGATGGCGCTGCACGGGCCGGTATGCAGGCCATTTGGTTATCGGTGTTCATTACCATTATCATCAGTATTGTTGGTGTTATTTATGCAGCCGATATCCTGCGCATTATGGGTGCTGAGCCGGGCACTGTAGAAGCCGGTACAAACTATACGCGCATCATGATGGGAGGCAGCCTGGTGATCATGCTGCTGTTTATGATCAATGGTATTTTCCGTGGAGCTGGTGATGCCTCTATGGCTATGAAAAGCCTGTGGCTGGCCAATATCTGTAACATCATTCTTTGTCCCATTTTGATTCGCGGCCTTGGTCCCATTCCCGCTTTTGGACTAACAGGAGCAGCTTTGGCTACTACCCTTGGCCGGGGCATAGGAGTAGTGTATCAGCTCTATCATTTGTTTAAAGGCGATGGCACGGTGCGCATCCGGTCAAAGCATTTTCATTTGGACTGGCCCCTGATCAAAACAGTAGCTCGTATTGCCTCGCCGGGCACACTTCAATATGTGATTGCCTCGTGCAGCTGGATCTTCCTGGCGGTAATGGTGGCCAAGACAGGCGGTGATAAAGCCTCTGCCGGTTATCAAACAGCCCTAAGGGTGATCATGTTCTTTATTCTGCCTGCCTGGGGCCTAAGCAATGCTGCTGCCACCCTGGTAGGTCAGAACCTGGGAGCAAAACAGCCCGAGCGAGCAGAAGCTTCGGTTTTAAAAACAGCCAAGTACAATATCATCTTCATGGCCGTAGTGACGGTGTTCTTTTTCCTGTTTGCCGAGTTTACGCTCTCCTTCTTTACCAGCGATCCGGATGTTACGCGGTATGCCGCGCTGGCTATGCGTATTGTGAGTGCAGGCTATGTATTTTATGGGATTGAAATGGTGATGATCAATGCCTTTAATGGCGCCGGCGACACCTGGACACCCACCTGGGTAAACTTGTTTGGCTTCTGGTTGTTGCAGATACCGCTTGCCTATGTTTTATCGGTAGTATTAAACCTGGGGCCGATGGGTGTGTTTATTGCCATACCGGTGGCAGAAACCTGCATTACCATTGCCGCTTATATTCTGTTTAAGAGAGGCAGGTGGAAAAAGGTGAAGCTGTGA
- a CDS encoding nuclear transport factor 2 family protein: protein MRSAKYFLAAVFLIISITFQNKATAQDYKYTSRDQKLYDTIVHLDSVFFGYYNTCNVNLDKHAAFYADTLEFYHDNGGLTKSKQDVVEGIRKNVCGKVTRELIPGSIEVYWIPGFGAIEMGVHQFRNKEEPNAKPHPARFMIFWQYRNNEFKITKVVSLH from the coding sequence ATGCGAAGCGCCAAGTACTTTTTAGCCGCGGTCTTCTTAATTATCAGTATCACCTTTCAAAATAAAGCCACGGCACAGGATTACAAATACACTTCCAGGGATCAAAAGCTCTATGATACCATTGTGCATTTAGACAGTGTGTTCTTTGGTTATTACAATACCTGTAACGTTAACCTCGATAAGCATGCAGCTTTTTATGCCGACACGTTGGAGTTTTATCATGATAATGGTGGCTTAACCAAAAGCAAACAAGACGTGGTAGAAGGGATACGTAAAAATGTCTGTGGCAAAGTAACCCGCGAGTTGATACCCGGCAGCATTGAAGTGTATTGGATACCAGGCTTTGGTGCCATAGAAATGGGCGTGCACCAGTTTCGCAATAAAGAAGAACCTAATGCCAAGCCTCACCCCGCCCGCTTTATGATCTTCTGGCAGTATAGAAACAATGAGTTTAAGATCACCAAGGTGGTGAGCTTGCATTAA
- the murI gene encoding glutamate racemase: MTPIGVFDSGYGGLTVLRELVNQLPQYDYLYLGDNARSPYGTRSFETVYRYTLQCVKWLLDQNCPLVILACNTASAKALRTIQQNDLEKLNPKARVLGVIRPTTEVIGQYSNTNSIGILATNGTVQSQSYLLEIEKFFPGLNVVQEACPMWVPLVENNEHTSEGADYFIKKHVDNVLTNNPDVDTLLLACTHYPLLKDKIQQYLPAHVKLLSQADIVAHSLIDYLQRHPEIESQISQKGERLFYTTDAPEDFNMKATTFFGSAVQSRHTDLSI, encoded by the coding sequence ATGACTCCAATCGGCGTATTTGATTCTGGTTATGGCGGATTGACCGTACTAAGAGAACTGGTGAACCAGCTGCCGCAGTATGATTACCTGTACTTGGGCGATAATGCACGGTCACCTTATGGCACACGTTCCTTTGAAACAGTATATCGCTATACGCTGCAGTGTGTAAAATGGTTGTTGGATCAAAACTGTCCACTGGTGATTTTAGCCTGCAATACGGCTTCGGCAAAGGCCTTGCGCACCATCCAGCAAAACGATTTGGAAAAGCTAAACCCTAAGGCTCGCGTGCTGGGTGTGATACGGCCTACCACAGAAGTGATTGGCCAGTACTCCAATACCAACAGCATAGGAATATTAGCTACTAACGGAACCGTACAATCGCAATCGTACTTGTTGGAGATTGAAAAGTTCTTTCCGGGTCTTAACGTGGTGCAGGAAGCCTGCCCTATGTGGGTGCCATTGGTAGAGAATAATGAGCACACCAGTGAGGGCGCTGATTATTTTATTAAAAAGCATGTGGACAATGTGCTGACGAATAATCCTGATGTAGATACATTGTTACTAGCTTGTACGCATTACCCTTTATTAAAAGATAAGATTCAACAGTACCTACCTGCACATGTAAAGCTGCTTTCGCAGGCGGATATTGTAGCACATAGTTTGATAGACTACCTGCAGCGCCACCCGGAAATAGAGAGCCAAATCTCTCAAAAAGGAGAGCGCCTGTTTTATACAACAGACGCTCCGGAAGATTTTAATATGAAGGCTACTACTTTCTTTGGTTCGGCAGTGCAGTCGCGCCATACCGATCTATCAATCTAA
- a CDS encoding N-acetylmuramoyl-L-alanine amidase, whose protein sequence is MKYLFLVIYCFILSTISAQTPITGRTTGRLPYMDYGLGTDRLGGAKMNYLDTGILVKVIDSTGDVYKVQLSTQHAAYLPKTNFKVDTAAKPKPSYLTGSWRVNGDSAYDYVTIGLPERLPYRTQQQIDPSRIVIDIFGATSNTNWVTQLKTVKEVKNVWHEQLEDDVFRIYIELKHAQHWGYFVYYKNNILTVRVKRQPEKLKVKHLNIAIDAGHGGSNAGASGTNTKIQEKDYTLLIAKQVEKYLKKKGANLYMTRNEDVDLGMIDRTLMLREQDPNVMVSIHLNSSSNATVSGTSTYYRYIGFRPLTQHILDRMLALGLNNFGNVGSFNFALSGPTEYPNCLVEVAFLSNAEDEKRINDPKFHKQVAKQIYKGIKDWLKSLD, encoded by the coding sequence ATGAAGTACCTTTTTCTCGTTATTTACTGTTTTATTTTATCGACCATTTCCGCTCAAACCCCTATCACAGGCCGCACCACTGGCCGTTTACCCTATATGGATTATGGCTTGGGTACCGACCGCCTGGGTGGCGCTAAAATGAATTACCTGGATACTGGTATATTGGTAAAAGTGATTGACAGCACCGGCGATGTGTACAAAGTGCAACTATCAACACAACACGCCGCCTACCTGCCTAAGACGAATTTTAAAGTTGATACGGCCGCAAAGCCAAAGCCCTCTTATCTAACAGGCAGCTGGCGCGTGAATGGTGATTCAGCGTACGATTATGTCACTATCGGTTTACCAGAGCGCTTACCTTATCGCACCCAACAACAGATCGATCCTTCACGTATTGTGATCGACATTTTTGGTGCTACCAGCAATACAAACTGGGTCACACAATTAAAAACGGTAAAGGAAGTAAAGAATGTATGGCATGAGCAATTAGAAGACGATGTGTTCCGTATATACATTGAACTAAAGCATGCACAACACTGGGGCTATTTTGTTTATTACAAAAACAACATCCTTACGGTGCGTGTGAAGCGTCAACCCGAAAAGCTAAAAGTGAAACATCTCAATATTGCCATAGATGCTGGACATGGTGGTAGCAATGCAGGTGCATCTGGAACGAATACCAAGATCCAGGAAAAAGACTACACCCTTTTAATTGCTAAGCAAGTAGAAAAGTATCTGAAAAAGAAAGGCGCTAATCTATACATGACGCGCAATGAAGATGTTGACCTGGGTATGATCGACCGTACGCTAATGCTGCGTGAGCAGGATCCCAATGTGATGGTTAGCATTCACCTGAACTCTTCTTCCAACGCCACTGTAAGCGGCACCAGTACCTACTACCGTTATATTGGCTTCCGCCCTTTAACGCAACATATACTTGATCGGATGCTGGCGCTGGGACTAAACAACTTTGGCAATGTGGGCTCGTTCAACTTTGCCTTGAGCGGCCCAACAGAATACCCCAACTGCCTGGTAGAAGTAGCTTTCCTGAGCAATGCTGAAGATGAAAAGCGTATAAATGATCCTAAGTTTCACAAGCAGGTAGCCAAGCAGATCTACAAGGGTATTAAAGACTGGTTGAAATCATTAGATTGA